One region of Pseudomonas sp. ABC1 genomic DNA includes:
- a CDS encoding DUF2489 domain-containing protein, whose protein sequence is MVPETPASPLVISLYCAALLLIVALSVYAGWLWHKVWQRRRQATQLQQRRRAVLAADLRILATSLLEGQLPLIEGAIRIKVLLDNHDPVLTGDPQVAVLHQIYSATAHIPTHAAWKALGRDERRRFEADLHALDVQHGEDVRRAARWLLDEALPA, encoded by the coding sequence ATGGTGCCTGAGACACCGGCTTCCCCCCTCGTCATTTCCCTCTATTGCGCCGCGCTGCTGCTGATCGTCGCCTTGTCCGTCTATGCCGGGTGGCTGTGGCACAAGGTCTGGCAACGACGGCGGCAGGCCACGCAGCTTCAGCAGCGGCGCCGCGCAGTGCTGGCCGCCGATCTGCGTATCCTGGCGACCAGTCTGCTGGAGGGGCAGCTACCGTTGATCGAGGGAGCGATTCGCATCAAGGTGCTGCTGGATAACCATGATCCCGTTCTGACGGGCGACCCGCAGGTTGCGGTGCTCCACCAGATTTACTCCGCCACCGCGCACATTCCGACCCATGCCGCCTGGAAGGCGCTTGGGCGTGACGAGCGGCGGCGGTTCGAGGCTGATCTGCATGCACTGGACGTGCAGCATGGCGAGGACGTTCGCCGGGCCGCGCGCTGGTTGCTGGATGAGGCCCTGCCGGCCTGA
- a CDS encoding SEC-C metal-binding domain-containing protein yields MNHEHHVHGPDCNHDHGHDHGHVHGPHCNHAQDPVRNPLKDVGRNDPCPCGSEKKFKKCHGA; encoded by the coding sequence ATGAACCACGAGCACCACGTACACGGCCCTGACTGCAACCACGATCATGGCCATGACCACGGTCACGTGCACGGCCCGCATTGCAACCATGCCCAGGACCCGGTCCGCAATCCACTGAAGGATGTCGGCCGCAACGACCCTTGCCCGTGTGGCAGCGAGAAGAAATTCAAGAAGTGCCATGGTGCCTGA
- a CDS encoding LEA type 2 family protein, giving the protein MRCQARTSNLFRVLALLGLFGGLGGCSTWFSSAFEDPQVELTKVDVIKARLLEQEFLLRFRIDNPNDHSLPVRGLIYTVHLNDIELTSGESSAWLTIPANGFEYYDVPVHTNLWRHMKYVVRLLEKPDRPIAYRLDGELKIGLMSGRRVHISRRGEIIPGNFIPE; this is encoded by the coding sequence ATGCGTTGCCAGGCACGAACATCGAACCTCTTCAGAGTGTTGGCGCTATTGGGCCTGTTTGGCGGCCTCGGCGGCTGTTCGACCTGGTTTTCATCGGCATTCGAGGATCCGCAGGTCGAGCTCACCAAGGTCGATGTGATCAAGGCGCGCTTGCTGGAGCAGGAGTTCCTGCTGCGTTTTCGCATCGACAACCCCAACGACCATAGCCTGCCTGTGCGTGGCTTGATCTACACCGTGCACCTGAACGACATCGAGCTGACCAGTGGCGAGTCCAGCGCCTGGCTGACGATCCCCGCCAACGGCTTCGAATACTACGATGTCCCGGTGCACACCAACCTCTGGCGACACATGAAATACGTGGTGCGCTTGCTGGAGAAGCCCGACAGGCCCATCGCCTATCGCCTGGATGGCGAGTTGAAGATCGGCCTGATGTCCGGTCGGCGCGTGCATATTTCCAGGCGCGGCGAGATAATCCCCGGAAATTTCATTCCGGAGTGA
- the nagZ gene encoding beta-N-acetylhexosaminidase, whose product MQGSLMLDIEGTWLTAEDRHVLRQPQVGGLILFARNIEHPRQVLELSRAIRQVRPDLLLAVDQEGGRVQRLRQGFVRLPAMRRFADCEDALSLAELSGWVMATEVLSVGLDFSFAPVLDLDHQRSAVIGARAFEGDPLAATQLAGAFIKGMHAAGMAATGKHFPGHGWAEADSHVAIPVDERSMDEIRQHDLLPFQRLATTLDAVMPAHVIYPAVDERPAGFSSHWLQNVLRGELGFDGVIFSDDLSMAGAHVVGDAGQRILAALGAGCDMGLVCNDRASAELALSALQRQAVAPSPRLQRMRRGSEVAPDYKQDPRWQCALDALRRNDLISH is encoded by the coding sequence ATGCAAGGCTCTTTGATGCTGGATATCGAGGGCACCTGGCTGACCGCCGAGGACCGCCATGTGTTACGCCAGCCACAGGTTGGCGGACTGATTCTGTTCGCACGCAATATCGAGCACCCGCGCCAGGTGCTGGAACTGAGTCGGGCGATTCGCCAGGTGCGACCAGACCTGCTGCTGGCAGTCGATCAGGAAGGTGGCCGGGTGCAGCGTCTGCGCCAGGGCTTCGTGCGTCTGCCGGCCATGCGCCGTTTCGCCGACTGCGAGGATGCGCTTTCCCTGGCAGAACTGAGCGGCTGGGTGATGGCGACCGAAGTGTTGTCCGTCGGTCTCGATTTCAGTTTTGCGCCGGTCCTGGACCTGGATCACCAGCGCAGCGCGGTCATCGGGGCGCGTGCCTTCGAAGGCGATCCGCTGGCGGCGACGCAACTGGCCGGCGCTTTTATCAAAGGCATGCACGCCGCGGGTATGGCGGCTACGGGCAAGCACTTTCCGGGGCATGGCTGGGCCGAGGCGGATTCCCATGTCGCCATTCCGGTCGACGAGCGCAGCATGGACGAGATTCGCCAGCATGACCTGCTACCGTTCCAGCGGCTTGCGACGACGCTTGATGCGGTGATGCCGGCGCATGTGATCTACCCGGCGGTGGACGAGCGACCTGCCGGTTTCTCGTCGCACTGGTTGCAGAATGTCCTGCGCGGCGAGCTGGGCTTTGACGGTGTGATCTTCAGCGATGACCTGTCGATGGCGGGGGCGCATGTGGTCGGTGATGCCGGGCAGCGTATCCTGGCCGCCCTGGGCGCCGGTTGTGACATGGGCCTGGTGTGCAATGACCGTGCTTCGGCCGAGCTGGCTTTGAGTGCCTTGCAGCGTCAGGCCGTGGCGCCGTCGCCACGCTTGCAGCGCATGCGCCGAGGGTCCGAGGTGGCGCCGGACTACAAGCAGGACCCGCGCTGGCAATGCGCGCTGGATGCGCTGCGCCGGAACGATCTGATATCGCATTGA
- a CDS encoding L,D-transpeptidase, with product MQMLDFLHVSLTEQMLYGFSKGVLCARFPVSTALNGAGESNGSGCTPRGLHQVRARIGEGLPCGAVLRGRRWTGEVWSDELHAAFPGRDWILTRILWLSGCEPGVNRLGAVDTFRRYIYLHGTPDTEPMGVPLSHGCIRMRNADIMQLFPRVPAHCRVLIAEQAPPQSQQAVIF from the coding sequence ATGCAGATGCTCGACTTTCTTCATGTCTCCCTCACCGAGCAGATGCTCTACGGTTTTTCCAAGGGCGTGCTGTGCGCGCGCTTTCCGGTCTCGACGGCCCTCAACGGTGCCGGCGAGTCGAATGGTTCCGGTTGTACGCCGAGGGGCCTGCATCAGGTGCGTGCCCGGATCGGCGAGGGTCTGCCGTGTGGAGCCGTGCTGCGTGGTCGTCGCTGGACCGGCGAGGTGTGGAGCGACGAGCTGCATGCCGCCTTCCCGGGCCGCGACTGGATCCTGACGCGGATCCTCTGGCTGAGCGGCTGCGAGCCGGGCGTCAATCGCCTGGGTGCGGTCGACACCTTCCGCCGCTACATCTATCTGCATGGCACGCCTGACACCGAGCCCATGGGTGTACCGCTGTCCCATGGCTGCATCCGCATGCGCAATGCCGACATCATGCAGCTGTTCCCCCGCGTGCCTGCCCATTGTCGTGTTCTGATTGCAGAGCAGGCACCCCCACAATCGCAGCAAGCCGTCATTTTCTAA
- a CDS encoding TetR/AcrR family transcriptional regulator translates to MAQSETVERILDAAELLFAERGFAETSLRLITSKAGVNLAAVNYHFGSKKALIQAVFSRFLGPFCMSLEKELDRREAQPGQKDRLEDLLEMLVVQALSVKPRSGDDLSIFMRLLGLAFSQSQGHLRRYLDDMYGKIFRRYMMRVHDAVPTITPIELFWRVHFMLGTVAFSMSGIKALRAIAENDFGARVSIEQVMRMMVPFVAAGMRAESGVDDPALLEAGPKVRRNALAMPQKR, encoded by the coding sequence ATGGCGCAGTCGGAAACCGTTGAGCGCATTCTCGATGCCGCGGAGCTTTTGTTCGCGGAGAGAGGGTTCGCCGAGACATCGCTGCGGTTGATCACCAGCAAGGCAGGCGTCAACCTGGCTGCGGTGAATTATCACTTTGGCTCGAAGAAGGCCCTGATCCAGGCGGTGTTCTCGCGTTTTCTCGGGCCATTCTGCATGAGCCTGGAAAAGGAGCTGGATCGACGCGAGGCGCAGCCCGGCCAGAAGGACAGGCTCGAAGACCTGCTGGAGATGCTGGTTGTGCAGGCGCTGTCGGTGAAGCCTCGCAGCGGCGATGACCTGTCCATTTTCATGCGCCTGCTCGGCCTGGCGTTCAGCCAGAGCCAGGGACACCTGCGTCGCTACCTGGACGATATGTACGGCAAGATTTTCCGCCGCTACATGATGCGGGTACACGACGCCGTGCCGACGATCACGCCGATAGAGCTGTTCTGGCGCGTGCATTTCATGCTCGGGACCGTGGCGTTCAGCATGTCGGGTATCAAGGCGCTGCGGGCGATCGCCGAGAATGATTTCGGCGCCCGGGTTTCCATCGAGCAGGTCATGCGCATGATGGTGCCTTTCGTCGCGGCGGGTATGCGCGCAGAAAGCGGGGTGGATGACCCGGCGCTGCTGGAGGCCGGACCCAAGGTCCGTCGCAATGCCCTGGCCATGCCACAGAAACGATGA
- the lexA gene encoding transcriptional repressor LexA yields the protein MIKLTPRQSEILAFIKRCLEENGYPPTRAEIAQELGFKSPNAAEEHLKALRNKGAIEMTPGASRGIRIPGFEPGGNDAESGLPVIGRVAAGAPILAQQHVEESCRINPDFFHPRADYLLRVRGMSMKDIGIFDGDLLAVHTTREARNGQVVVARIDDEVTVKRFKREGSKVWLIAENPDFAPIEVDLEQQELTIEGLSVGVIRR from the coding sequence ATGATCAAGTTGACGCCCCGCCAGTCGGAAATCCTTGCGTTCATCAAGCGCTGCCTGGAAGAGAACGGCTACCCCCCGACCCGCGCTGAAATAGCCCAGGAGCTGGGGTTCAAATCCCCCAACGCAGCGGAAGAGCACCTCAAGGCCCTGCGCAACAAAGGCGCCATCGAGATGACGCCCGGCGCCTCGCGCGGCATCCGCATTCCCGGCTTCGAGCCAGGCGGCAACGATGCAGAGAGCGGCCTGCCTGTCATCGGTCGCGTCGCAGCCGGTGCACCCATCCTCGCCCAACAGCATGTCGAAGAGTCCTGCCGGATCAATCCCGACTTCTTCCACCCTCGCGCCGACTATCTCCTGCGCGTACGCGGCATGAGCATGAAGGACATCGGTATCTTCGATGGCGACCTGCTGGCCGTCCACACCACACGCGAGGCACGAAACGGCCAGGTGGTGGTGGCGCGCATCGATGACGAAGTCACGGTGAAGCGCTTCAAGCGCGAAGGCAGCAAGGTCTGGCTGATCGCAGAAAACCCTGATTTCGCCCCGATAGAGGTCGACCTGGAACAACAGGAACTGACCATAGAAGGCTTGAGCGTCGGCGTGATTCGCCGCTGA
- the sulA gene encoding SOS-induced cell division inhibitor SulA, translated as MQFPLYTTAQTNQLPLFEAFLAPERSFEPAAPVRSADVLSEMRLIGSHGLQLLAPVLRELSRENDERWLTMIAPPNLVSYSWLRDADLNRERILLLPSRNDQDPLELVCRALRLGRSHTVISWLKLDAFDRRLLAAAAHQGNAQSLNIRLS; from the coding sequence ATGCAGTTCCCCCTCTACACCACTGCACAGACCAACCAACTGCCGCTGTTCGAAGCCTTCCTGGCGCCCGAACGGTCGTTCGAACCGGCAGCCCCGGTACGCAGCGCAGACGTGCTCAGCGAAATGAGGCTGATCGGTAGCCACGGCCTGCAATTGCTGGCCCCGGTGCTACGCGAGCTCAGCCGGGAGAACGACGAGCGCTGGCTGACGATGATCGCGCCGCCCAACCTCGTGAGCTACAGCTGGCTACGTGATGCAGATCTGAACCGCGAGCGCATCCTGTTGCTGCCTTCACGCAACGATCAGGACCCGCTCGAACTGGTATGCCGTGCCCTGCGCCTGGGGCGCAGCCATACGGTGATCAGTTGGCTGAAACTGGATGCCTTCGACCGCAGGCTGCTGGCCGCTGCCGCGCACCAGGGAAATGCCCAGAGCCTGAATATCCGGCTTTCATAA
- a CDS encoding RNA methyltransferase has translation MANKRYSCVGLFNPKSPSNVGSIMRAAGCYGTSSVFYTGTRYDRARDFITDTKRVHQDIPLINIDDLRKILPLGCTPVAVELVPDARPLPEYTHPDRALYIFGPEDGSLDREILDWCEDVIYIPTQGCMNLAATVNVVLYDRMAKGNNTRSGPLFK, from the coding sequence GTGGCCAACAAGAGATACAGCTGCGTAGGCCTGTTCAACCCCAAGTCCCCCAGCAACGTCGGCTCCATCATGCGGGCGGCGGGTTGCTATGGCACCAGCTCGGTGTTCTATACGGGAACCCGCTATGACCGGGCCAGGGACTTCATCACCGATACCAAGCGTGTGCACCAGGACATACCGCTGATCAATATCGACGATCTGCGCAAGATCCTGCCCCTGGGCTGCACGCCCGTTGCCGTCGAGCTGGTCCCCGATGCCCGTCCGTTACCGGAGTACACCCACCCCGACCGCGCCCTGTATATCTTCGGCCCGGAAGACGGCTCGCTGGACCGGGAAATCCTCGACTGGTGCGAAGATGTCATCTACATCCCGACCCAAGGCTGCATGAACCTGGCGGCAACCGTGAACGTGGTGCTCTATGACCGCATGGCCAAAGGCAACAACACCCGCTCCGGTCCTCTGTTCAAATAA
- a CDS encoding MFS transporter: MKSLLAPVSSLLASVALLLLGHGLLNTLLTLRGIEEGYSTSMIGLLMSGYFVGYLLGTWMAPSLIRRIGHIRTFALYAALAAITALLHVLIVSPWVWMLLRVLYGVAMVTLYMVIESWLNAQVNGEKRGQVFAIYMAVNLGALAAAQQLLNLDSPMSFTLFALSAILICCALMPITLTRQAQPNLPDIPPTDLLQLARIVPLPLMAAAMSGLALGGFWGLAPVYARQSGFDASGVGLLMGLTILGGAVLQWPIGLLSDRWDRRKVMLGVAGLAAMLALLMAPLPTGSLLLGLMFVWGGLVFSIYSIAMAQMVDHLTPDEILSGSSGMLLSFGLGSALGPLLAGTLMHAIGPWTLPVFFAMPLATLALYTVYRARRVVDLVSEPYGHFTPILRTSPTVMEMMPDSPQKADEEASGQPEANPAANSTSGSH, encoded by the coding sequence ATGAAATCACTGCTCGCACCGGTCAGCTCACTACTGGCAAGTGTCGCCCTGCTCCTGCTCGGCCATGGCCTGCTCAATACATTGCTGACGCTGCGCGGTATCGAGGAAGGCTACTCGACCAGCATGATCGGCCTGCTCATGTCCGGGTACTTCGTCGGCTATCTGCTGGGTACCTGGATGGCGCCCTCCCTGATACGCCGCATCGGGCATATCCGCACCTTCGCGCTCTACGCGGCCTTGGCCGCAATCACCGCGCTGCTGCATGTACTGATCGTTTCACCGTGGGTCTGGATGCTGTTACGGGTGCTCTATGGCGTAGCAATGGTGACCTTGTACATGGTCATCGAGAGCTGGCTCAACGCACAGGTCAATGGAGAGAAGCGTGGCCAGGTATTTGCCATCTACATGGCCGTCAACCTGGGCGCCCTGGCGGCGGCGCAGCAGTTGCTGAACCTGGACAGCCCGATGAGTTTCACCCTGTTCGCGCTCTCGGCCATTCTCATCTGCTGCGCACTGATGCCCATCACGCTGACACGCCAGGCACAACCCAACCTGCCGGACATTCCACCGACCGACCTGCTGCAACTGGCCCGTATCGTTCCCTTGCCACTGATGGCCGCCGCCATGTCCGGACTGGCCCTCGGCGGCTTCTGGGGGCTGGCGCCGGTCTATGCCCGCCAGAGCGGTTTCGATGCCTCCGGCGTCGGCCTGCTGATGGGCCTGACCATTCTGGGCGGTGCCGTTCTACAGTGGCCGATAGGCCTGCTTTCGGATCGCTGGGACCGCCGGAAGGTCATGCTCGGCGTGGCAGGACTCGCCGCTATGTTGGCGTTGCTGATGGCCCCGCTGCCGACGGGCTCGCTGCTGCTTGGCCTGATGTTCGTCTGGGGCGGCCTGGTCTTCTCCATCTACTCCATCGCCATGGCGCAAATGGTCGACCACCTGACACCCGACGAGATCCTCTCGGGCTCCAGCGGCATGTTGCTTTCATTCGGACTTGGCTCGGCACTCGGGCCACTGCTGGCCGGCACGCTGATGCACGCCATCGGTCCCTGGACACTGCCGGTGTTCTTCGCCATGCCACTGGCGACCCTGGCGCTCTACACGGTCTACCGCGCACGTCGTGTGGTCGATCTCGTCAGCGAACCTTACGGGCATTTCACGCCCATCCTGCGCACCAGCCCTACGGTCATGGAAATGATGCCGGACTCGCCACAGAAGGCCGACGAGGAAGCCTCTGGGCAGCCAGAAGCCAACCCCGCCGCCAACAGCACCTCAGGCAGTCATTGA
- a CDS encoding PhoH family protein gives MDDYGRQGATGPIIYVLDTNVLLHDPNALLNFQEHQVAIPLTVLEELDQLKTGKHSVAAECRQVIRLIDKVLGKASPEEVENGVPIARDAGESRGSLSILMRQASVAKGLPEDLNDNKIINQVVELQSLRPGVPVVLVTNDINMRLKARACGVAAEDYQTDKLVDDVGQLSRGYHNLSGSFWDRVSKVETQQGQGRTWHRVLLTDNLPALHVNEFILDEQGFVGWVKRIDGEELLILDMHQEPLLHQEAWGLKPRDIYQALALFALLDPDIHLVNLSGAAGSGKTILALAAAIEQTMVSKRYRRIIATRSVQGLDEDIGFLPGTEAEKMEPWLGAITDNLEALHLDDENTHGSVDYILQKVPLQFKSLNYIRGRSFQQSLILIDESQNLTPHQMKTIITRAGSGSKVVCLGNLAQIDTPYLSATSSGLTYLTERFKDFPHGVHIALQGVPRSVLAEYAESHM, from the coding sequence ATGGACGACTATGGCAGACAGGGTGCGACAGGCCCCATCATCTATGTGCTCGATACCAATGTTCTGCTTCATGATCCCAATGCCTTGCTGAACTTCCAGGAGCATCAGGTCGCTATCCCCCTCACCGTACTGGAAGAGCTCGACCAGTTGAAAACCGGCAAGCACAGTGTCGCCGCCGAATGCCGGCAGGTAATACGGCTGATCGACAAGGTGCTTGGCAAGGCCTCGCCGGAGGAGGTCGAGAATGGCGTTCCCATCGCCCGCGATGCCGGCGAGAGCCGTGGCAGCCTTTCCATCCTCATGCGCCAGGCCAGTGTGGCCAAGGGGCTGCCGGAAGACCTGAACGACAACAAGATCATCAATCAGGTGGTCGAGTTGCAGTCGCTCCGGCCGGGCGTGCCGGTGGTTCTGGTGACCAATGACATCAACATGCGCCTCAAGGCCCGCGCCTGTGGTGTCGCGGCGGAGGATTACCAGACCGACAAACTGGTCGACGATGTCGGGCAGCTTTCTCGTGGCTACCACAACCTGTCTGGGTCGTTCTGGGACCGTGTCAGCAAGGTCGAGACCCAGCAAGGGCAGGGCCGTACCTGGCACCGGGTGCTGTTGACCGACAACCTGCCGGCGCTCCATGTCAACGAGTTCATTCTCGACGAGCAGGGCTTCGTCGGCTGGGTCAAGCGTATCGACGGCGAGGAGCTGCTGATCCTGGACATGCACCAGGAGCCGCTATTGCATCAGGAAGCCTGGGGGCTGAAGCCTCGCGATATCTACCAGGCACTGGCGCTGTTCGCGCTGCTCGATCCAGATATCCACCTGGTCAACCTGTCCGGTGCCGCCGGTTCCGGCAAGACCATCCTGGCGTTGGCCGCTGCGATCGAGCAGACCATGGTCAGCAAGCGCTACCGGCGTATCATCGCCACGCGCAGTGTGCAGGGGCTGGACGAGGACATCGGCTTCCTGCCAGGGACCGAGGCGGAGAAGATGGAGCCGTGGCTCGGCGCGATCACCGATAACCTGGAGGCGCTGCACCTGGATGACGAGAACACCCATGGCAGCGTCGACTACATCCTGCAGAAGGTCCCTTTGCAGTTCAAATCCCTCAACTACATCCGCGGGCGCAGCTTCCAGCAGAGCCTGATCCTGATCGACGAAAGCCAGAACCTGACACCGCACCAGATGAAGACCATCATCACCCGTGCCGGCAGTGGTTCCAAGGTGGTGTGCCTGGGGAACCTGGCGCAGATCGACACGCCTTATCTGTCGGCGACCAGTTCAGGACTGACTTACCTGACCGAGCGCTTCAAGGACTTCCCCCATGGTGTCCATATCGCGCTGCAGGGGGTGCCGCGTTCGGTGCTGGCCGAGTATGCCGAGAGCCATATGTAG
- the yaaA gene encoding peroxide stress protein YaaA, whose amino-acid sequence MLMVISPAKTLDYDTPPATQRHTLPEHLEHSAELIEHLRELSPQDISELMHLSDKLAALNVARYGSWTPEFTPQNAKQALLAFKGDVYTGLQAETFSEDDFDFAQRHLRMLSGLYGVLRPLDLIQPYRLEMGTRLANARGKDLYAFWGDRISGWLNQALEAQGDDLLLNLASNEYFSAVKRKALNARVINVDFKDLKNGQYKIISFYAKKARGMMARHVIKQRLTTPEQLLPFDLEGYYYSEEQSAPDHLVFLRDHT is encoded by the coding sequence ATGTTGATGGTTATTTCACCCGCAAAAACCCTCGATTACGACACACCTCCCGCCACGCAACGCCATACCCTGCCGGAACACCTCGAACACTCCGCCGAGTTGATCGAGCATCTTCGGGAGTTGTCACCACAGGACATCAGCGAGCTGATGCACCTGTCCGACAAACTCGCCGCCCTCAACGTCGCACGCTATGGCAGTTGGACCCCGGAATTCACACCACAGAATGCCAAGCAGGCGCTGCTGGCGTTCAAGGGCGATGTCTACACGGGCCTGCAAGCCGAGACCTTCAGCGAGGACGACTTCGATTTCGCCCAGCGCCATTTGCGCATGCTGTCAGGGCTCTACGGCGTACTGCGCCCCCTCGACCTCATACAACCCTACCGCCTGGAAATGGGCACACGCCTGGCCAATGCACGGGGCAAGGACCTTTATGCATTCTGGGGCGACCGTATCAGTGGCTGGTTGAACCAGGCACTCGAAGCGCAAGGTGACGACCTGTTGCTGAACCTGGCTTCGAACGAATACTTCAGCGCGGTAAAGCGCAAGGCACTCAATGCCAGAGTAATAAACGTCGACTTCAAGGACTTGAAGAACGGCCAATACAAAATCATCAGTTTCTATGCCAAGAAAGCGCGTGGAATGATGGCGCGCCACGTCATCAAACAACGGCTGACGACGCCCGAACAACTACTGCCTTTCGACCTGGAGGGTTATTACTACAGCGAGGAGCAGTCTGCACCCGACCATCTCGTATTCTTGCGTGATCACACATAA